GAGTCAATTAAGtgtttaataattaacacatttaatatatatatatatatatgtcaggaCAAGCTTAGGGAGCTGATGGCCGAGGACACTGCAAGAACGAATCTTGTATCTTCGCAGGGTTCAATACTATGGGCCGAAGATGATGCGCTTGCAAAGGCAGTGGGAACAGCAGAATACTCGGGTCGTGTTCGTGGAGCTAGGCTTGGACCATTACCAGTTAGACCCACTTCTCGCTCATTTGCATCACGCTTGTCTCAGGAAGCTGCAGCCAATACTCAAATAAATGAATTGAAGGCAAAatgggaggaagagaagagaagagcgGATGAAAGATGGGATGAAAGAGAGAGGAGATgggaggaaaagaagagaagaacagaGGAACGGGAGATGATCTAAAGTAAAGTGATAGAGAATATGCAAAAGATGATGGAAAGTCTTGCGGTTGCCAATGCTGCACTAGTGGGCAACACTACGGCTACGCAAGACATTGAATCACCTAATGGTATGAGGGTGAAATCTTCAATGGCCAGTCGACCAGGTTAGCTCCCAACAttattaactaattaacaaagtGTGATTCTTTTAGCCTGTACAGTTGAAAATGTTACATATATTGTTActagtttttttatatatatatatatatagttgcatAATGTACATTTCATCTGAATTACTAATGTAAGTTCCGTGCCCTCAATTCAGGATGATGATTCACATGAGCGCTTGTCGTCACAAACAATATCTTGAGTCATTTTGAATGTACGTGGAATATCGaagtttgtaaatgatgtaaatATTGTTTATATCGGTTAGACTTGATCGGTTtgacttgatcggtttgtgattGTAAATAACTTctttattatgttttgaaattactttgAATGCTTTAgagtttgtattttatatatttgggGTTGAATGACATTATTTATGTTTATTCgttcttttatttgttattgtttttatgGCCAGCTTGGTGTGTACATCAAGCTATAGTGATTGCTTATGAGTGTATGGAGTTTGGATTATAAGTGTATGTGAACGTACGTTTATGAGCTTATgaatgtaaataatatttttattatcaggtatttttttaaaaataaatatatattttttttaaaaaaaaattggggtttagagtcgtttttatgcttaaaaacAGCTCCAAATagttggagctgttttgggcctagttagagtcgttttagtgATAAAAAGGCTCAAAATGTTTTAAGTCGTTTTAGTGTCTAAAACGGTTCTAAATTGTTTGAGCCTTTTTATTACTAAAACGGCTGTAAACTTTTTGAGTCGTTCTGgacaaaacggctctaaatattttgaaccatttttgtaaaaacgattctaattagagccgtttttgtGTAAAACGGCTCAAACAAAGAAGTGCCATCCCTATgtttgagccattttgaaaacggctcaaaaagtcttcttttttttttttctttttttttttctttttttttttttttaagtgtgttCAGTTTGAAATCGTTTTGCTTGAAAATGGACGCTCTTGGGTTTTGGAGGTTCATCACTgggaagaagaaagagttgGACGCGTTGAGGGCTCAAATGCCTCTGGCTCTGGCCGAGTGCGTGGATCCACCGAGGTTCGTGCTGGAATCGATATCGAAGGTGTTTCCGGTGGACAAGAGGGTGGAGAAGAGAGATAGAGTACTGAATGATTTGGGCTGGGCCTACATTCTGGTGCTGGAGTCGCTGATACCGGTGGTGGTGGATCCGATGATCGGGAAGTCAAGGCTGCTGGTGACGCCGAGCGTGAAGGAGCGCGCCAAGGAAATAACCGAGACATGGAAGGCGAGCCTAGAGGAGTGCCGTGGGATCGAGAACATGAAGACCGGCCCTCAAGCTTGTTAGAGGTCTCCTAGTCAACCTCGCAACCAAATCCAAAATACCTTTTGCAAGAAACATTgtaaatcttcttcttccctgAATGTGAAGCCCATGCCTCTGATTAAGTGGTTTTTTCATGAGCCGAACCCCATTGGCTTAAACACACTGTTTTGTGAAGCTAAAACAGAGAAAATTGTTTCATgagtcacgtgacttccacTTTGCATGTGACCCACTCAAACAGTTTCCTGTAAGAATACATGAACTTCAAATTTCAGATCAAAGCTAATTAAAAAGTCATTCAGTGTTGAGCAATCAATGTGATATTACTGGTAATCCTCATGGATGTGGCTTCCAAATTTTGAGTTGCCAATTTGACATGGTTTGTACCCCAAGAAGCCCTTTTGGTTGGAGCTCTCCAAATTCCGCCACGTCTTTTACTTTTCCCCTTCCCTATATAAACAGCTAGCGTAGTGCCCCCTCGCTCTTCACAAGTGAGAATCACAGAGCATGCTACAAGCCTACAACGCTCAAGCTCAACACCGCAATATCAGCGTTCTTCCACTTACCGAAAcctctaaaacaaaaaagagagagaaatgagagaacAAGCACAACAAGTTGTCCCCGCTTTGTTTCTCCTACTCTTTCTTAATGTTAATTGGGTTCTCAAATGGGTCTTTGCTGCCACTCGTAAATCGTGCGGGGAGTATGTTGGCTGATTTCTGGGCAAACCCATTCCAAGTGTTGGAAAATATCCCATTTTGGCTCCACAGGGGCGACAAGTTCGACTGGAAGGAGACACCAGAAGGTCACGCTATCATGTTGGACGTGTCAAGGTTGAAGGAGGAGGAGCTAAAGATCAAAGTGGAGAACCGGGTGCTGAGAGTAAGcggagagaggaagagggaagaggagaagaaagggAATCATTGGCACCGGGTGGAGATATCGCATGGCAAGTTTACATGCATGAAAGTGAGGGGCAAAACAGACAAATGGCATTAAAAAAGTCATGTTTTAACGCCGAGAACAAACGGAATGTCCTTCTGGTactcattttga
The sequence above is drawn from the Alnus glutinosa chromosome 11, dhAlnGlut1.1, whole genome shotgun sequence genome and encodes:
- the LOC133881018 gene encoding FRIGIDA-like protein 4b; its protein translation is MDALGFWRFITGKKKELDALRAQMPLALAECVDPPRFVLESISKVFPVDKRVEKRDRVLNDLGWAYILVLESLIPVVVDPMIGKSRLLVTPSVKERAKEITETWKASLEECRGIENMKTGPQAC
- the LOC133881019 gene encoding 22.0 kDa class IV heat shock protein-like, whose amino-acid sequence is MLIGFSNGSLLPLVNRAGSMLADFWANPFQVLENIPFWLHRGDKFDWKETPEGHAIMLDVSRLKEEELKIKVENRVLRVSGERKREEEKKGNHWHRVEISHGKFTCMKVRGKTDKWH